From the genome of Indicator indicator isolate 239-I01 chromosome 17, UM_Iind_1.1, whole genome shotgun sequence, one region includes:
- the LOC128972601 gene encoding putative P2Y purinoceptor 10, with translation MESNVSSGNCTGPQMSFQSTLYATTYTLIFIPGLLANSAALWVLCRFISKKSKAIIFMINLAVADLAHVLSLPLRMYYYINHTWPFGSFLCQVCFYLKYLNMYASICFLTCISIQRYLFLLHPFRAKGWKRRYDAAISAAVWLFVGAACLPLLVVRSPALSNSTDTCFSDLGVKQLSPGASIALVTVAELFGFVVPFGIIAGCTWKMWQSLRECPTQLQNAGEKQKALRMVLMCAAVFFICFTPYHINFPFFMMVIENIIQDCAVHRSTLRFHPISLCLASLNSCLDPVLYYFMTSEFQDQLLRHSCAVLRARFPRRGNSLSVAEIGHSIRMKRRNLRGFKFWSLPKFFSRINSREIPPVPPDELLLESIS, from the coding sequence ATGGAGAGCAATGTGTCCTCCGGGAACTGTACTGGTCCTCAGATGTCCTTCCAGTCCACTCTGTATGCCACCACCTACACCCTCATCTTCATCCCCGGCCTGCTGGCAAACAGTGCTGCCCTGTGGGTCCTGTGCCGCTTCATCAGCAAGAAGAGCAAAGCCATCATCTTCATGATCAACCTGGCCGTGGCCGACCTGGCTCACGTCCTCTCGCTGCCCTTGCGGATGTATTACTACATAAACCACACCTGGCCCTTCGGAAGCTTCCTCTGCCAGGTGTGCTTCTACCTGAAGTACCTCAACATGTACGCCAGCATCTGCTTCCTCACCTGCATCAGCATCCAGCGgtacctcttcctcctccaccctttccgagccaagggctggaagcGGCGGTACGACGCGGCCATTAGCGCCGCCGTCTGGCTCTTCGTGGGGgcagcctgcctgcccctgctggtGGTGAGGAGCCCAGCCCTGTCCAACAGCACCGACACCTGCTTCTCAGACCTGGGGGTGAAGCAGCTGAGCCCAGGGGCTTCCATCGCGCTGGTGACGGTGGCGGAGCTGTTCGGGTTTGTCGTGCCCTTCGGCATCATCGCTGGCTGCACGTGGAAGATGTGGCAGTCGCTGCGGGAGTGCCCCACGCAACTGCAGAACGCCGGCGAGAAGCAGAAGGCTCTGCGCATGGTCCTGATGTGCGCGGCTGTCTTCTTCATCTGCTTCACCCCCTACCACATCAACTTCCCTTTCTTCATGATGGTGATCGAGAACATCATCCAGGACTGCGCCGTGCACAGGAGCACGCTGCGCTTCCACCCCATCTCCCTCTGCCTGGCGAGCCTCAACTCCTGCCTGGATCCCGTCCTCTACTACTTCATGACCTCCGAGTTCCAGGACCAGCTGCTGCGGCACAGCTGCGCGGTGCTGCGCGCTCGCTTCCCGCGCCGGGGGAATAGCCTCTCCGTGGCTGAAATCGGGCACAGCATCCGCATGAAGAGGAGAAACCTTCGGGGCTTCAAGTTCTGGTCCCTTCCCAAGTTCTTCAGCAGAATAAACAGCAGGGAAATCCCTCCCGTGCCACCCGACGAGCTTCTGCTGGAGTCCATCTCTTGA
- the LOC128972628 gene encoding putative P2Y purinoceptor 10 produces the protein MTALPYPMTNTSSTPVMTQSNQTCSSYNLTFKNSLYATTYTLIFIPGLLANSAALWVLCRFISKKNKAIIFMINLAVADLAHVLSLPLRIYYYISSTWPFGTFLCLLCFYLKYLNMYASICFLTCISIQRYFFLYQPFRAKGWKRRYDAAISAVVWLFVGLACLPFPIMRSEGLAKSANVCFADLQVSQIGSKVATVVMLGTAELFAFVGPLIIILFCTWKTKASLRGFQITLQSSSEQRKALRMVSMCAVVFCVCFAPYHINFFFYMLVKENVIIDCFVTTVTLYTQPFCLSLASLDCCLDPILYFFMTSEFQDQITRHSSLAIRSRLMSKESGSSMKE, from the coding sequence ATGACCGCCCTACCCTACCCCATGACAAACACTTCCAGCACCCCAGTCATGACTCAGAGCAACCAGACGTGCTCCAGTTACAACCTGACGTTCAAGAACAGCCTCTATGCCACCACCTACACCCTCATCTTCATCCCCGGCCTGCTGGCAAACAGTGCTGCCCTGTGGGTCCTGTGCCGCTTCATCAGCAAGAAGAACAAAGCCATCATCTTCATGATCAACCTGGCCGTGGCCGACCTGGCTCACGTCCTCTCGCTGCCGCTGCGAATATACTACTACATCAGCTCCACCTGGCCCTTTGGGACATTCCTCTGCTTGCTGTGCTTCTACCTGAAGTACCTCAACATGTACGCCAGCATCTGCTTCCTCACCTGCATCAGCATCCAGCGATACTTCTTCCTGTACCAGCCCTTCcgagccaagggctggaagcGGCGGTATGACGCGGCCATCAGCGCTGTGGTGTGGCTCTTCGTGGGCTTGGCCTGCTTGCCCTTCCCCATCATGCGCAGCGAGGGCCTGGCAAAAAGTGCCAACGTCTGCTTTGCAGACCTTCAGGTCTCTCAGATCGGCAGCAAGGTGGCCACGGTGGTGATGCTGGGCACAGCGGAGCTCTTCGCCTTCGTCGGCCCGCTCATCATTATTTTGTTCTGTACCTGGAAAACCAAAGCCTCCCTTCGGGGCTTCCAGAtaaccctgcagagcagcagcgaGCAGCGCAAGGCTTTGAGGATGGTTTCCATGTGTGCTGTTGTCTTCTGTGTCTGTTTTGCACCATACCACATCAACTTCTTCTTCTACATGTTGGTGAAAGAGAACGTCATCATCGACTGCTTCGTGACGACTGTCACGCTCTACACCCAGCCCTTCTGCTTGAGTCTGGCGAGTCTGGACTGCTGCTTGGATCCCATCTTGTATTTCTTTATGACTTCAGAGTTTCAGGACCAGATAACAAGGCACAGCAGCTTGGCCATCAGGAGTCGGCTCATGAGCAAGGAGAGTGGCTCATCAATGAAGGAGTGA
- the GPR174 gene encoding probable G-protein coupled receptor 174 → MTNSSTCTEPDLKPYYAITYTCILVPGLIGNTLALWVFYGYMKETKRAVIFMINLAIADLAQVLSLPLRIFYYLTGTWEFGGGLCMLCFYLKYVNMYASIYFLVCISVRRCLFLLHPFRVSDCKRLCDIYVSLAGWVVVCVGCLPFPLLRLHTNATNTCFVDLPVRQVDLSVSVVMMTGGELLGFVTPLLIILYCSWKTALSLKEKNSASRDLGEKRKALKMILTCALVFLICFAPYHISFPLDFFVKTKMIRNECVQKVISVFHAIALCLASLNSCVDPVIYYFTTDEFRRRLSRQDLQDSIQLHSLGYVRKTSRDMLRKDATDC, encoded by the coding sequence ATGACCAACAGCTCGACCTGCACCGAACCAGACCTCAAGCCCTACTACGCCATCACCTACACCTGCATCCTGGTGCCTGGGCTGATAGGAAACACCTTAGCTCTGTGGGTCTTCTATGGCTACATGAAAGAGACCAAGAGGGCTGTGATATTTATGATCAACTTGGCCATCGCCGACTTAGCGCAGGTCTTGTCCTTGCCCCTGAGGATCTTCTACTACCTGACGGGGACGTGGGAATTTGGAGGAGGTCTCTGCATGCTTTGCTTCTACCTGAAGTACGTCAACATGTACGCCAGCATCTACTTCTTGGTGTGCATCAGCGTGCGGCGCTGCCTGTTCCTGCTGCACCCCTTCAGAGTCAGCGACTGCAAGCGCCTCTGCGACATCTACGTCAGCCTGGCCGGCTGGGTGGTGGTCTGCGTGGGCTGCTTGCCGTTCCCGCTCCTCAGGCTCCACACCAACGCCACCAACACCTGCTTCGTGGATCTCCCCGTGCGGCAGGTTGACCTTTCCGTCTCCGTGGTGATGATGACCGGCGGAGAGCTGCTGGGCTTCGTGACGCCCCTCCTCATCATCCTCTACTGCTCCTGGAAGACTGCCTTATccctgaaagaaaagaattctGCTTCCCGTGACCtcggagagaaaagaaaggcttTAAAGATGATTCTCACCTGCGCCCTGGTGTTTCTGATCTGCTTCGCCCCATACCACATCAGCTTCCCCTTGGATTTCTTTGTCAAAACCAAGATGATCAGGAACGAGTGTGTCCAGAAGGTGATCTCGGTGTTCCATGCCATAGCTTTGTGCCTGGCCAGCCTCAACTCCTGCGTGGACCCTGTCATCTACTACTTTACTACAGATGAGTTCAGGAGACGTCTTTCCAGGCAGGACTTGCAAGACAGCATTCAGCTCCACAGCCTTGGTTACGTGAGGAAGACTTCCAGGGACATGCTGAGGAAGGATGCCACGGACTGCTAG